CAAAAGTATTACCATTCAATAAGAAGAAACAGTCACTCATATAGATATTGGGACTTGCGTAAGCGTAATTCGCGGTAGTTTAAATCCGACAAATCATGAGGTTTATTATTGCCACGTCATTGTTACTGGGATGTGATCTCATCCTCTTTGTCGTACCGAAAGAATCATCTCCTAGAGTCTTCACACCACTTGGAGGGATTGAAGGTTCATACGACATCTCGAGCGCAGGTCGCCTTTACGCGACCTTCAAAGGCATACCTTACGCTGAACCTCCAATCGGAGATTCGAGATTCCGAGTAAGTGGCTGCACACTTGACCTTAACCTGTGATTCACAATTCTATGGTGGGTTTTTCAGGCACCGAAACCCATACCACCTTGGACGAGCGTCCTGAGTGCGAATGAATTCGGTTCTTCTTGCATGGCTTTCGCCCCTCTTCCAACCCCTGAGCCAGACGACAGGGTAAGCGGATCGGAAGATTGCCTTTACCTCAACATTTATGCTCCAGTCACGAATCGCAGCGATGGAATTGCATCGTCCGCCAATTCGCTACcgattatattattcatacaTGGAGGCGCGTTTCAATTTGGAACTGGAAGCCTGTACGGACCGAAATATTTACTCGACTACGACGTGATACTGGTTACGATTAATTACAGACTGGGACCACTCGGTGAGTATCGATGTCGGAGAAAATTCGATGTATTCTAGATGTTGACAGaggtgtaggtatgtatacaaatttttttgactctatcgaaattttttcaggtttctTAAGTACCGAGGACGAGATGATTTCGGGAAACATGGGCTTGAAGGATCAAGTAATCGCGATGAGATGGGTCAAGGATAATATCGTGTTCTTCGGTGGTGATCCAAACAGAATAACGATTGTTGGTCAGAGTGCCGGGGGTTCGAGCGTGCAGTATCATTACTTATCGAAGCTAAGCGTTGGCCTCTTTCAGAGTAGGTAGTCACCTTGGATTACGTGGTCGTAGCAAAAGTGTCCTTAAAGAATCACTCCACTGTTCCATGCAACGATATTTTCAGGGGGAATGTCCATAAGCGGAACTGCGCTGGACTGCTGGGCCCAGGCAGAAGGTTCTTTAGAGAAGGCTAAGAAACTCGCGACCATCGTTGGATGTCCCTCCAACGGAGTCCGAGATATGGTGGATTGTTTGAGGACTCGACCCGCACGTCTGATCACTCAAGCAATTGGCGATTTCATGGTAAGAGCACGTGCAGTGAATTCAAAGAATGGAATACTCACGTAATAGGAAATGAATGACTCGATCGTCACGATTCCAGCCGTGGCTGGAGAATCCCTTTACGCCGTTCGGACCTGTTGTAGAAAAAGGCTGCAGCGACTTTGTGTTCATCGATGAGCCACCGGCCAAAATATTGGCTTCTGGCAATGTCCAGGACCTACCCTGGATTACATCAGTAGTAAGCCAGGAGGGCCTCTTCACGGCTGATGGTAAGACTTTCTCCGATCAGTCGTGACTATATTGCACATGAAAATGACCAGATTTTATCATTGTGCGAATATGAGAAATGACTGATTCGTACGTATGCAACGACATCGTCACACCTCGCTTTGCTAACTAGAAGTACAATTTCTAAGATTCCAATTAAGAGAAAAGAATGTTAACGTATTTTCAGAATTCGTGGCAAACGAACCTCTACTGAAAGAATTGAATGATAACTGGGATTACTTAGCACCGTTTCTGTTGGACTTCAACTACACAATCCCTCGGTCCGACCATCGCAAAGTTGCGAGGCTGATAAGACATCATTACCTGGGAATCGAGCAAATCGACAATTCCACCGTCGAGCAAATCGTACGCATGATGGGCGACAGGCTGTTTGTCTATGACGCCGAGGAAGCTGCGAGGCTACAAGCAAAAGCCACCCGACACCCTGCGaggttttattatttcacgtaCAGAGGAGCTCACAGTTTGAGCGAGGACTTCACTGGTGTCCAGGAGAACTTTGGTACGTTTTCAAACACATGTTTATACCATTAAACCCTGAACTTATGCAGCTTGCATTTGTAAAGGAGTCAGTCACCTGGATGATCTTCCTTACGTATTGGATGCGATTTTTGATTCAACTACAACGCCGCGAGATCACGCAATGCAGAAGGTGATGACGAATCTCTGGGTTTCCTTCGCCAGTTCAGGGTAAGTACGGATTGTCCTAAAATTTTAGCGAATGATgtgaaagatatttttcagCACACCTGAGGTAGGTGTCGAATGGTCTAGGGTGGACCCAAGTGACGAAGAATTCCGTTATCTTCGCATTGCGTCGCCGGAAGAAATTCGTATGGACGGCAACATGAATTTTGGGGATAAGAATTTTTGGCTCTCTATCCCTTTTCGGGAGAATATCCCAGTGACCGTGACTGGAATCCATGTatgaaatgattgaaaaatgtaaaatttgtacaatGAATCAcaatatagatagatagatcaCGCAATTTTCAGTTCATTCAGCTTTTTTCCAAGTATCAGGAAAACTTAGCGTCTAATTCGGTACGCCGGAGTCAGTAATATAGTGTAAAAGAACATCAACGTTTAGGAGGATGTGGTGTAGAGATAATTTGGCTCCGCAAATATTGTACCGTTGCGGGGACTTCCGCAATCGGTCACGCGTGACACGGAAAAGTAATAACTAGATTCGCCGAACAAGcataataatgatgaatatACCAAATGTTATAcaaaatgattaattttacttttaacGGTACGAGGTATATTCTTGACGGCCCTTTTTTTCGTTGTGGACTAAAGTCTTTTCAAGGAAATCTCATTTGGATAAATCCAAATTTAAAGATTCAGCTTGCTATATGTATTGGCTGATTGAATGAGCACGAATCATGAATCATAAAAGCAATAGCGTTGTAAAAATATGTACGTAAGAGGACACCCACACACCTGCAGTTTCTAAACTTCCCCAAGTTACTCGACTTGCGCATTAGTAACTCCAACGAAACAAGGAAAAAGTCAATTTACACTGAAATTTGCTCGGATACGCGCGACGAggaaaattatcaaatcaaAGCGGGctcaactcaaaaattactcaGCTATCCACATATATGGCAGAGTGTTATCGCGAAGCGGTCTATTCTGTGGTAAACAGTCTACTGTGTCACACTGAACGCGATGAAGTTCGCCGTTGCAAGGACGTTGCTACTCGGATCTTTTCTCTGCCTTGCAAAAGGGAACGTGCGATCAAGTCCGCTGGTCAATACGGCATTAGGACTAATCATAGGACGTTACGACATCTCGAGTGGGAAGCGTTTGTATGCAGCCTTCGAGGGTGTACCTTACGCCGAGGCACCGATAAGAGAATTGAGGTTCAAGGTACGTGCGCCTCCGAAAAAGCGCAATAATAACTATTATTCAGTATTGGCAGAATACGCATGATTCTATAATCcaaattgcaacaatttctcAGGTGGCAAGACCCGTCTCGCCGTGGAAAGATGCTCGGATAGCGAGTCGAGTCGGTGCGCCTTGTGTGCAATTCAGTTCGATAAAACTGATGGGTTCAAGTGGAATCGAGCCATCAGAGGATTGTCTTTTCCTCAACATCTACACCCCGGGTACGAGATTAAAAAATGCAAGCAAATTGCTACCCGTGATATTCTTCATTCCTGGAGGTGCGTTTAAATCGGGAAGCGGAGGCATTTACGGACCCCAATACCTGCTTGACAAAGACGTCGTGCTCGTCACGATTAATTATAGACTGGGACCACTAGGTAAGTCCTGACTGGCGACAAGATTCTCCAATGAAATTTGAGAGTGTCAATAAATTTCCACATA
This is a stretch of genomic DNA from Diprion similis isolate iyDipSimi1 chromosome 9, iyDipSimi1.1, whole genome shotgun sequence. It encodes these proteins:
- the LOC124410415 gene encoding venom carboxylesterase-6-like, producing MRFIIATSLLLGCDLILFVVPKESSPRVFTPLGGIEGSYDISSAGRLYATFKGIPYAEPPIGDSRFRAPKPIPPWTSVLSANEFGSSCMAFAPLPTPEPDDRVSGSEDCLYLNIYAPVTNRSDGIASSANSLPIILFIHGGAFQFGTGSLYGPKYLLDYDVILVTINYRLGPLGFLSTEDEMISGNMGLKDQVIAMRWVKDNIVFFGGDPNRITIVGQSAGGSSVQYHYLSKLSVGLFQRGMSISGTALDCWAQAEGSLEKAKKLATIVGCPSNGVRDMVDCLRTRPARLITQAIGDFMPWLENPFTPFGPVVEKGCSDFVFIDEPPAKILASGNVQDLPWITSVVSQEGLFTADEFVANEPLLKELNDNWDYLAPFLLDFNYTIPRSDHRKVARLIRHHYLGIEQIDNSTVEQIVRMMGDRLFVYDAEEAARLQAKATRHPARFYYFTYRGAHSLSEDFTGVQENFGVSHLDDLPYVLDAIFDSTTTPRDHAMQKVMTNLWVSFASSGTPEVGVEWSRVDPSDEEFRYLRIASPEEIRMDGNMNFGDKNFWLSIPFRENIPVTVTGIHV